One Microvirga lotononidis genomic window carries:
- a CDS encoding PAS domain S-box protein: protein MNRARTTILADIDRTDSPPGTGEMAGRIRTHDWAATPLGPLETWPQSLRSAVDLILPNGLPMIVLWGPELIQIYNEGYARIMGLKHPAGLGQPTRDCWPEVWHINEPIYERVRAGETVTFDDALYPLSRSGVLEDVWFTLSYSPLRDDSGVIAGVLVTLFETTARHVAQRQRDEAAGALQMSEERLRRVLETDAVGVLLFNHEGTLIDANEVFLRKTGWAREDIESGHLDWRRMTPAEWVAVSEAQMDVLRQTGHLGPYEKEYLYKDGRRSWMLFAGRDLGDGTIVEFAVDISARKEAEQAEQRLAAIIESSDDAIISKDLDGVITSWNRGAERLFGYQAEEVIGRPITILIPEDRQDEEPKILERLRRGEHVDHFETVRQRKDGSPVEISLTISPIRNQQGRIIGASKIARDIAERKRLEEQLLLVNRELHHRVKNTLATVQAVVASTARRAQTIAEFQQAVTERITSLAKTHTLLIEKEHGGASIQDILNAELAPYDDGTGGRVRLTGPDVRLPTEMAVAFGMAVHELTTNAAKYGGLSLPSGRIEVTWSLEAQAGRRRLNLAWQEQGGPTVEEPKRQGFGSVLLHRALGRQLGGEVETTFAPDGLQVRISAGLPAL, encoded by the coding sequence TTGAACCGAGCCCGCACCACGATCCTGGCCGACATCGACCGAACGGATTCGCCCCCCGGCACGGGCGAGATGGCCGGGCGCATCCGGACCCATGACTGGGCGGCAACGCCGCTCGGGCCGCTGGAGACGTGGCCGCAGAGCCTGAGGAGCGCCGTCGACCTGATCCTCCCGAACGGCCTCCCCATGATCGTCCTCTGGGGACCGGAGCTCATCCAGATCTACAACGAGGGCTATGCCCGGATCATGGGCCTCAAGCATCCGGCCGGGCTGGGCCAGCCCACCCGCGACTGCTGGCCCGAGGTGTGGCATATCAACGAGCCGATCTACGAGCGCGTCCGGGCTGGCGAGACCGTCACCTTCGACGATGCCCTCTATCCGCTGAGCCGCAGCGGTGTTCTGGAGGATGTCTGGTTCACCTTGTCCTACAGCCCGCTGCGGGATGACAGCGGCGTCATCGCCGGCGTGCTCGTCACCCTGTTCGAGACCACGGCCCGGCATGTGGCCCAGCGCCAGCGCGATGAGGCGGCAGGAGCGCTGCAAATGAGCGAGGAGCGGCTGCGGCGGGTGCTGGAGACCGATGCCGTGGGCGTGCTGTTGTTCAACCACGAGGGAACGCTTATCGACGCCAACGAGGTCTTTTTGAGAAAGACCGGCTGGGCGCGCGAGGACATCGAGAGCGGCCATCTCGACTGGCGCCGCATGACCCCGGCCGAGTGGGTCGCCGTCAGCGAGGCGCAAATGGACGTGCTGCGGCAGACGGGCCATCTCGGCCCGTACGAGAAGGAATACCTGTACAAGGATGGTCGCCGCTCCTGGATGCTCTTTGCCGGGCGGGATCTGGGCGACGGCACCATCGTCGAGTTCGCCGTCGACATCAGCGCCCGCAAGGAAGCCGAGCAGGCCGAGCAGCGGCTTGCCGCGATCATCGAGTCGTCGGACGACGCCATCATCAGCAAGGACCTCGACGGCGTGATCACGAGCTGGAACCGGGGCGCGGAACGGCTGTTCGGCTATCAGGCCGAAGAGGTGATCGGCAGGCCGATCACGATCCTAATCCCCGAGGACCGGCAGGACGAGGAGCCGAAGATCCTTGAGCGCCTGCGCCGAGGGGAGCACGTCGATCACTTCGAGACGGTTCGCCAGCGCAAGGATGGCAGTCCGGTCGAGATCTCGCTGACGATCTCCCCCATCCGGAACCAGCAGGGCCGGATCATTGGTGCCTCGAAGATTGCTCGCGACATCGCTGAGCGCAAGCGGCTGGAGGAGCAACTCCTGCTGGTCAACCGCGAGCTCCATCACCGGGTCAAGAACACGCTGGCGACGGTTCAGGCGGTGGTCGCCTCGACGGCGCGGCGCGCTCAGACCATTGCCGAGTTCCAGCAGGCCGTGACGGAGCGGATCACCTCGCTGGCGAAAACCCACACGCTGCTGATCGAGAAGGAGCATGGCGGGGCCTCGATCCAGGACATCCTGAACGCGGAGCTGGCGCCATACGACGACGGCACCGGCGGGCGGGTCAGGCTCACAGGGCCCGACGTCCGGCTGCCCACCGAGATGGCGGTGGCATTCGGGATGGCCGTACATGAGCTGACCACCAATGCGGCCAAGTACGGCGGGTTGTCCCTGCCCAGCGGCCGCATTGAGGTGACCTGGAGCCTTGAGGCGCAGGCTGGCAGACGCAGGCTCAATTTGGCTTGGCAGGAGCAGGGCGGACCTACTGTCGAAGAACCAAAGCGGCAAGGCTTTGGCTCGGTGCTGTTGCACCGCGCCCTCGGGCGTCAGTTGGGGGGTGAGGTCGAGACGACCTTTGCTCCGGATGGTCTTCAAGTCCGGATCAGCGCAGGGCTTCCAGCGCTGTAA
- a CDS encoding IS481 family transposase, with translation MDLTKARLAWVELYAKTGDAGLVCRRCGISRPTLRKWWRRYQADGEAGLVEHSRRPHRLAAQKVFADQETLILALRRERRLGVKQLRNELIRQHDLTLSLDTIHRTLIRHGVQVLKRPRRWRKGTRRYSRPIPGDRVQMDVCKIRPGVYQYTAIHDCSRYKLLAVYGRATGANTLDFLERLIEEMPFPIQRLQTDRGREFFAEAVQQRLMDWAIKFRPIPPRSPHLNGKVERTHRADREEFWDTVDPKDPEIEAKLSEWQHHWNWHRPHTALGGQSPIDRVCELLDKTPLGEAVEAAYDGSRERIRIADYRLDTALAQLK, from the coding sequence ATGGATCTGACGAAGGCGCGTCTTGCCTGGGTCGAGCTCTACGCCAAGACCGGGGATGCTGGGCTTGTGTGCCGCCGCTGCGGCATCTCCCGGCCCACCCTGCGCAAGTGGTGGCGCCGCTATCAGGCGGATGGCGAGGCCGGCTTGGTGGAGCACAGCCGCCGTCCGCACCGTCTGGCCGCCCAGAAGGTCTTCGCCGATCAGGAGACGCTCATCCTGGCTCTGCGCCGGGAGCGGCGTCTCGGGGTCAAGCAACTGCGCAACGAGCTAATCCGGCAGCACGATCTGACGCTGTCGCTCGACACCATCCATCGGACCCTCATCCGCCATGGCGTGCAGGTGCTGAAGCGGCCGCGCCGGTGGCGCAAGGGAACACGCCGCTACAGCCGCCCGATTCCCGGGGATCGCGTTCAGATGGATGTCTGCAAGATCAGGCCTGGCGTCTATCAGTACACCGCGATCCACGATTGCAGCCGCTACAAGCTGCTCGCCGTCTACGGCCGCGCCACGGGCGCCAACACCCTCGACTTTCTGGAGCGGCTGATTGAGGAGATGCCGTTCCCGATCCAGCGCCTCCAAACCGATCGCGGGCGCGAGTTCTTCGCCGAAGCGGTTCAGCAGCGGTTGATGGATTGGGCGATCAAGTTTCGGCCGATCCCGCCCCGGTCGCCCCATCTGAACGGCAAGGTCGAGCGGACCCACCGCGCGGATCGGGAGGAATTCTGGGACACGGTTGATCCGAAGGATCCGGAGATTGAGGCGAAGTTGTCTGAGTGGCAGCACCACTGGAATTGGCATCGGCCGCACACCGCTCTGGGCGGGCAGTCTCCGATCGACCGTGTCTGTGAACTCCTCGACAAGACGCCGCTCGGCGAAGCTGTCGAGGCGGCCTACGACGGCAGCCGCGAGCGCATCAGGATTGCCGATTACCGGCTAGATACCGCCCTGGCTCAGCTGAAATGA
- a CDS encoding response regulator produces MDTPLQNLAGCRVLLVEDEYLIADELGKHLSAHGAILLGAVPTLEKALALVEASERIDGAVIDINLRGQAAYPVADALEGRGVPFVFATGYSAAMLPDRYRHVPRWEKPYQFEALVQSLPALIHRS; encoded by the coding sequence ATGGACACGCCTTTGCAGAACTTGGCCGGCTGCCGCGTTCTCCTCGTCGAAGATGAGTATCTCATCGCCGACGAGCTTGGGAAGCACCTGAGCGCCCACGGAGCCATCCTGCTCGGAGCCGTGCCGACCCTCGAGAAGGCACTCGCGCTGGTGGAGGCTTCAGAGCGGATCGACGGCGCCGTGATCGACATCAATCTGCGCGGCCAAGCGGCTTACCCCGTGGCCGACGCCCTGGAGGGGCGCGGTGTGCCGTTCGTGTTCGCGACGGGCTATTCTGCCGCCATGCTCCCAGACCGCTACCGGCACGTGCCGCGGTGGGAAAAGCCCTATCAATTCGAAGCGCTCGTGCAGTCCCTTCCGGCTCTCATCCATCGATCCTGA